In Alosa sapidissima isolate fAloSap1 chromosome 11, fAloSap1.pri, whole genome shotgun sequence, a single window of DNA contains:
- the samm50 gene encoding sorting and assembly machinery component 50 homolog A, protein MGTVHARALDPMPMHGPELGVQADDIDLPEPEQEAKQEVLENKDIVVQRVHVDGLGRTKEDLLTYEIADVFKARNLIDVMKKSHEARQKLLRLGIFRKVEVVIDTSQGVDALPNGLDVTFEVKELRRMTGSYNTMVGNNEGSMVLGLKLPNIFGRAEKVTFQFSYGTKETSYGLSFFKPQPGHFERNFSINAYKVTGQFPWSSLRETDRGISTEVSFPIWWTNHTLKWEGVWRELGCLARTASFAVREESGHSLKSSLSHAMVIDTRNSSILPRKGALLKINQELAGYTGGDVSYLKEDFEIQLNRRLPFDSILSTSFWGGMLLPIGEKPTSIADRFYLGGPTSVRGFSMYSIGPQSEGDYLGGEAYWAGGVHMYTPLPFRPGRGGFGDLFRTHFFLNAGNLCNLNYGEGPRAHLKKLAECIRWSYGAGIVLRLGNIARLELNYCIPMGVQSGDRICDGVQFGAGIRFL, encoded by the exons ATGGGGACTGTCCACGCACGG GCTCTGGACCCTATGCCGATGCATGGTCCTGAACTCGGTGTCCAGGCAGATGACATTGATTTGCCAGAGCCTGAGCAAGAAGCCAAACAAGAAGTTCTCGAAAACAAagat ATTGTTGTCCAAAGGGTGCATGTAGATGGTCTTGGTCGCACTAAGGAAGACCTTCTCACATATGAAATCGCAGATGTCTTTAAGGCTAGGAACTTGATTGAT GTCATGAAGAAGTCCCATGAAGCCAGACAGAAACTTCTGCGACTGGGAATATTCAGAAAGGTTGAAGTTGTTATCGACACATCTCAGG GTGTTGATGCATTGCCGAATGGGCTGGATGTGACGTTTGAAGTGAAGGAGCTGAGGCGGATGACTGGCAGCTACAACACCATGGTCGGAAACAATGAAGGAAGCATG GTACTCGGTCTTAAACTTCCAAATATTTTTGGGCGGGCAGAAAAAGTCACCTTCCAGTTCTCTTATGGTACAAAAGAGACGTCTTACGGCCTGTCATTCTTTAAGCCCCAGCCAGGACACTTTGAGCGCAA TTTCTCCATCAATGCATATAAAGTCACTGGCCAGTTCCCGTGGAGTTCACTCAGAGAGACTGATAGAGGGATCTCTACAGAAGTCAGT TTTCCCATCTGGTGGACCAATCACACTCTGAAGTGGGAGGGAGTGTGGAGAGAACTGGGCTGTCTGGCTCGCACTGCCTCCTTTGCTGTCCGTGAGGAGAGTGGCCACTCGCTAAAATCCTCCCTCTCG CATGCCATGGTCATTGACACACGAAACTCCTCTATTCTTCCAAGAAAGGGTGCCTTACTCAAAATTAATCAG GAGCTGGCTGGGTACACAGGTGGAGATGTGAGCTACCTTAAGGAGGACTTTGAAATCCAGCTCAACAGACGTCTCCCCTTCGATTCG ATCCTGTCTACCTCCTTCTGGGGTGGTATGCTCCTGCCTATTGGAGAGAAGCCCACCAGCATTGCTGACAG ATTCTATCTGGGTGGCCCCACAAGTGTAAGAGGTTTCAGTATGTACAGCATCGGGCCACAGAGTGAAG GCGACTATCTTGGTGGAGAAGCGTATTGGGCAGGAGGGGTCCACATGTACACGCCACTCCCTTTTCGCCCGGGCAGAGGAGGCTTTGGCGACCTGTTCAGGACCCATTTCTTCCTGAATGCTGGGAATTTGTGTAACCTAAACTATG GTGAGGGCCCACGGGCACACCTGAAGAAATTGGCTGAGTGTATCCGCTGGTCCTATGGAGCAGGTATCGTCTTGCGCCTTGGGAACATCGCTCGCCTGGAACTGAACTATTGCATTCCCATGGGTGTCCAGAGTGGAGACAG GATATGTGACGGTGTCCAGTTCGGAGCAGGCATTCGATTCTTGTGA